The Brassica napus cultivar Da-Ae chromosome C1, Da-Ae, whole genome shotgun sequence DNA segment TTGTCACTGAAATTCTTTGAAATCAACTCTTAACGTCCAGACAAATCTGTGAGAGAAACATCATTAACAGAAACCGAAAACGACATTGATCTTCTGAAGAAACCAGGCTGTGATGGCTTTGGGAGTTGGAGAGACTCAGAATCAGAGCTAAGCATGGAAACAGCTGAAATCCATTGTTGGTCTTTTTGTAGGATTCTCTTGAACACAAGACAAAGCAATTTCTAGGCATTGCATTGATTGTTCCTTAAGAGTAAGATTTCAAAAGAACATGATCTATTAGATCCATTAGTCTTTCTTCAACCCAATTTTTCCATGCctgcaaaaaataaaaaaaatagagacaaaattaaactactaatcaatttttatgtattttgttgATCTGTATTTGTGTGTTTCTTGTCACTTACGAAAGTAGGGAGATCTGTGCCTTCACTAAACCCTAGTCCACTGTTTCTTTTACCTGTAATGATCTCAAAAACAAGAACTCCAAAGCTGTAAACATCTGTTTTCACAGAGAATCTACCATGCATTGCATACTCTGGAGCCATATATCCACTATAGAAACAAGAGAATTTCGGTTTTGAGTAGCTAGACTTACTAAGTTCCAACAACTCTTCTTGTTATTGCTCGAGTCTTATCAAAATCAAATTGTCTTGCCATTCCAAAATCTGAGATTTTTGGATGCATTTGTTCATCTAAAAGCACATTTGACGATTTGAGATCACGGTGAATTATCGAAAAATCTGTGCCTTCATGAAGGTAAAGCAACCCTACCTGGAGATTCCTATGATGATATTGTACCTTGTTTCCCACTCTAACTGCTTCGCCTTGATAGGATCGGATCTACATTCATTAGCAGAGTAAAGAATCTGAAACAGAGAATGTCTAGGAATAATGAAAAACCACTGAGGAGAGACTATATATAAATACCGAACAAGAACCGATCAAGACTTGTATTAGAGATAAACTCATAGATAAGAAGTCTTTCAGATTCTTTGATGGAGAAACCAAAGAGTTCTACAAGATTCTTGTGTTGGAGCTTAGTCATTAGGAGCGCACTTCTGTCTTAAACTCGGCATTGCCTTGTCCCGAATGTATCGATAACCTTTTCACGGCTATCTCTTGACCATCTTGAAGACGACCTTGATAGATTTAGTTCTATAATTAGTATTAATATGGAGATTAGAAACAGAGCAGATGAATCAACCTTGTAGACAGCCCCAAAACCACCTTCACCGATCTTATTCGTTAAAGAGAACTCTCATCTGTTGCTACTCTTATGCCTTATGGTGTCAAAATCAAAATGCAATGAGTATGTACTCTCAATCACATCTGCAGATTGAAATTCGCTTGCGGAACAAGTAACTAGTAAGAAGGAGATCTAGAATAGGGTTTTAGAATAATCAGTTAGGCTTCACAAACTTACTTTCAGCTTCTTCCTTTAGATTTTTCTTCCTCCTCATTAAGTagataaagagagagataaCAAGTAAGACAATTGTCACAATGGGAATCACGGCAAATACCAGAGTTTTAGAACCGTTTACTGCAAGTAACAGCATAGAATCAAaaggtaaaccctaaacatctAATTCTTTTCATGACATCAGCTTATAACTTGTGTTACCTTAATCACTTCTTTTGGTGTCACTCTTAGGAGGAGAAAGAGGTTGTTTCTCTTCTGAAACAACAGAGAGATCGGATAATTTTCAAACCTAAAATAGCAACTTAGATTGATCCACCTGACTGGCCATCACAACAAGTAGGCACTCCAGCAAAGATCTGTGAAAGACAAATTCTACAATCTGATTTAGACAAATCTGGTATACACTGAGCCAACGCGTAAACTATCCCTTTCACTCCTGCTGAGGTGTCATACGCATCCACTATTTTTGACCCTAATGAATCCAATAGTTCACCTAAACCCTTGCTGAAACTTTCCTTGTCCGCCACGCTAACGTTGCTTGATGTGTGATAAAAGGGAACTGGCTCCATTTGACCTAATATTGTTCGACTTGTGAAACGAAACATGCATTTTTCCAGCCATATGTCGGATTCCACGATGTTTGGACAGCTTTCTTGGAGCTGTTTAGCTGTGTTTGTTATGCAATTGATGCAATCTTGATTTGGTTTGAGATCTCCTCTGCATAAAGCTATGGCGTTGACTTCGCCTTCGATGGAGATGTTGTAGAAGCCGTTGATGGTTGGAGTTAGATTAGGTAGCGAAGAGATCAAACAGTTGAGATTAATGGAATACGAAGTGTTGGATGTGAAGTTCCGTCCTTCGTATTCAAGTATGACTTACCAAGTCTTATGAAAATCCACGTTTGATTTTTCTAGTTTCACTATActgaaaattttatgtaaaatttttaatatataatttatatagttgttaataaattattttttctatgactcattcttttttttatatagaagcattaatgaataTCAGTTAAACTATAGACTAACGGATCTCCACATTAATTTATAGATAGATACAAAAATGAATTAGTATTTGacttttgttaattattatttgacTTACCAAGTCTTTCATTCATGTTCCATGAGGTTCACAAGGGGACGCTTTCTTTCTTGTCCCCttcttaaaaaaacaatttgaaagCGAAAACGCatgtattaaaaacaaaataaaatacaaagagATCTGTCTGAATGATGAAACGCATTACGCAATTATTCACAACGTCAAATCTCAAAccactaaaataaattaaaacattcCTTAATTTTCTAACATGACACATTCTACAGTTTCAGACGACaactgtttcttcttcttcttcttctcctactTAGAACTGTTCTTTGCGTGAATATTGCCACAGATCACAGGTAAATGAACGAATCTAATCTTAAGTAACATTGTTTAATGCTTCAGTCAATGAGATTACTTGCTGCAGCCTACTCATACGAAAGCAACTTGCAAATGTAATGTGCTCACCACTCTTTTGAAGCCTTCAATATAAAGAACAACAACAATGCTTCATTAGATCACAAGCAAACAAGAGTTTCAATCTTTAAGACAAAGAGAATGAAGACCTTTTTcgttttacttcttcttctcctttgtgTTTTATCGATCAACGCTGACCAACAAGAAGAGAACCAACCAATATCTCATAAGCTTCTCCACAAAGTCCAACTATGGAGAACTTCTTTAAAAGAATCAAGCGCTCAAGAACTAAAGCTATCTTCAGCAATCATTGTCGCTGGCGTCTTATGCTTCATGGCTGCCTTAATCTCCAGCGCAGGTGGAATCGGAGGCGGAGGTCTGTTCATTCCAATCATGACTATAGTCGCGGGGTTTGATTTGAAAACAGCTTCAAGCTTCTCTGCTTTCATGGTCACCGGTGGTTCTATTGCCAACGTGATCAGCAATCTCTTCGGTGGTAAAGCATTGCTTGACTACGATTTAGCCTTGCTTCTTGAGCCTTGTATGCTTCTTGGTGTGAGTATTGGTGTTATCTGCAACAGAGTTTTGCCTGAGTGGCTCATCACTGTTCTTTTCGCGGTGTTCCTCGCTTGGTCTAGcttgaagacttgtagaaacgGAGTCAAGTATTGGAAAATGTTGGGGATGGATTTAACCCATCCACAAAGCCCATCGAACAAAGGGCCCAGTCCAGCAAACCGAGTCGACATCGGCGCAGAAGCCGATTCTCGAGAGATCGACTCGACAGGGAGCGCTGATAGTCGAAGCAGAGAGCAAGCGGAGCGAGGTTGATCGACTCAACGGCTCAGCGAGCATCTCATAATCAGGCCCGAAAGGCCGACAAAGCCCAATTAGTAAAAAGAGTTTAGGTTAAGGTAATCGAACAGAGTATAAAAGGAGAGGAAAGCAAAGGAGAAAGGCATCGACACTTAGCTACACAAACTTAGCggcgagattagggtttatcatCCGTACAATCATCTCTCTGctatttgtacttttccggtttaAGCTCTCACGAGCTCCGGCTTGCTTTTACTTTCTCCACCTTTGTAACATCATCTCGAAATCTAATAAACGCCTCTGTTCGACCCATTTCTAGTATTGTTTACTTCTTCTGAGACCAAACTCACCTtaaacaa contains these protein-coding regions:
- the LOC125579780 gene encoding sulfite exporter TauE/SafE family protein 5-like, which codes for MKTFFVLLLLLLCVLSINADQQEENQPISHKLLHKVQLWRTSLKESSAQELKLSSAIIVAGVLCFMAALISSAGGIGGGGLFIPIMTIVAGFDLKTASSFSAFMVTGGSIANVISNLFGGKALLDYDLALLLEPCMLLGVSIGVICNRVLPEWLITVLFAVFLAWSSLKTCRNGVKYWKMLGMDLTHPQSPSNKGPSPANRVDIGAEADSREIDSTGSADSRSREQAERG